The window CGTAATTTACGTTGAGGATGTAAAAAATTTCCCCGTGGAAAAATATGGCCCAATGATAGAAAACCATGAACTCTTTCCTAAGCGTACCAACGTTGAATTTGTAGAGATAGTTAATGAAAAAGAAGTGATTCAGCGCACCTGGGAGCGTGGCAGTGGAGAAACACTTGCCTGTGGAACCGGAGCATCAGCAGTGACAGTGGCAGGAGTACTTACTAAAAGGACTGCGCGTAAACTTAAAGTACGCCTTTTAGGTGGCAACCTGACAATAGAGTGGAATGGAAAGGATAACCATGTGTATTTAACTGGCCCTGCTGAAGAGGTATTTGAAGGCGTGTGGCCGGAATAATACCTACCACAGATTCTTGCCGTATATACCGTGCTCTAAAAGCACAACTTTAGTAATGCCAGGTATATTGCGGTTTATTGTTTGTTCTAATGCCTTATTGAATGCTTTGAATGAATCAGGAATATACGGCACTTGCCCTTCTATTGTACCAAGCTCACAGTCTATGATGCATGTGGTATCATAAAACCATACATGGCGCACAATGATATCAATGGGTGCTATAGCACGGGTGTTTTCAAACTCTGATCCTTCTGCAACAAGTTTAACAAGCCGCCGCACCCTGCTTTCATTATCTGCAGGCAGCGATACTTCCCGTGTTTCCTTCAGGACTGATTTTGCATCTAAATCGGCAACAAAGATATCTATTGTTTCGCGGGTATCCAGTGCGGGCAATGATGGATAAATATCAAAAATATTTTTGTCCGTAAGAATTGATATGGCAACATAATCAATAACGCACACAACACTGACTGCTAACAGTAGCATGCGATAGCGCTTTTTTGTATCTGCTGGCGGATTTGCTACTAGTTCAATAAAGACAGCATAGTACTGCCTGCATTTTTCTAGTATAGTATTATAGAATTGCCTGGTTTTTTCTTTATACTTTTTATATATGGTTTTCATTTTGTCAAAAGAAAGTTTATGGTTCATACAGTATCATTCCTTCACGGTGTTATATGAAAATTTGTTCTCTACCATGGACAGTAGTGTTGAGCAATAGCTCTGGTAACTATCGCATACATTAATTATTCAATACTGTTTTATTATATGCATCAATAAAACTCATAATGCCCTCAGTTATACCACGTGCAAGCTTTTTTTGATAATTTTTATTTATCAAAAAACTTTTTTCTTTTGTATTGGTAATATAGCCAACCTCAACAAGGGCTGACGGCATCAGGCAGCCACGCAATACAAAAAAATCAGCCTTTTTGACACCTTTTGATTTAAATTCGCTGATATTTCTGTCAAGACCTTTTTGAATTGCGGATGCAAGCATAGAACTTTCTTTTTGAATCTGCGTGGTCAGCATTAGCGCTTCAATAATATCAACATCGCTGTAGCGCTTGCGCTTTTCGGGCGATTCAAATACAATAACATTATTTTCCAGTACCGCGGTGGTACGGGCTTCTTCATTTGAAGGATTTTGCGACAGGTAATACGTTTCAAAACCTGAAATTTTACTCACTACAGCTGCATTGCAATGAATGCTTACAAATATTCCATTAACGCCTTTTTTAAGCAACCTGTTTGCTATCTCAGTACGTTCACCTAAATCTAAAAATTTGTCGGTTGTTCGGGTCATTACCACATCAATGCCTGGCAATTTTTTCTGTAGCTCTAATGCAACCTCTCGTGCAATCTGTAATGTCAGAAGCTTTTCTTTTATACCGCTTTTACCAATAGCACCCGGGTCTTTGCCACCATGTCCTGCATCCACCACAATAAACCCAATAGTATCTTTTGACACGTGTGGCAATGGCTTTTTTTCTTTTTGTTTTTCCTGTGGCGCCACTACTTCCTTTGTTACAATGACATTGTTACCTTTCAAGGCAACGTTATACTCTTCTAACAAGTTTGCTATCATTGGCAGGGCAATATCTAATGGGATAAGTACCTCACCCTGCACACGCGTAACAGGATAGTCACTGCGAAGCAGCATGTCACCGGACAGAGCAACCGACATGCCAACCGTGTAGATTGCAAATCGTGGACCACGCATTACCTTGCCGCGCTGTAGCAGTATGTCAAAAGATGATTGTACCGGCAACATCGTTCGTATATCGTATTCAGATATATAAGCATTGCCGGAAACAACCTTTACCCCCAGTGTGATACTGTCCTGGGAATAAATGTTAGAATAAACAAGTATAAAGACTATATTTAAAAAAAGAATACCACAGTGGGTGATGTGTTTAACAATGTCATGGGATTTTAGCATTGATTTTTTGTAAGGTACTATCGCTTGCCTGTAAAGTAAAATTTGGAATAGATACGCCAGTTACTTATTGATGAAACTACCATGAATACCACAACTAATAGTAATGATATTTGCTGTAATGTGTAGCCAGCAAACGTATATGCAGGATTAACAATGAAAATTAATCCGCAAAGGCCCATGATAACAACCATACATTTTCCTGCAATACTTGGCCGCACCTGAATGTCATGAGCATAAAAAAGATAAAATCCCGCAATGATATGTAACATATCACGGATGATAATGAGGACAATCATCCACAACGGGAATTGCCTGAAATAATAGAGGGTAACAGCCACAATGAGTATGACACATTTATCTGCTATAGGGTCTAAAAACTGCCCTAACCGTGATACCTGATGAAGTAAGCGTGCCAGAATACCATCAATAAAATCCGAAACTGCAACAACAAGATACACTGCCACTGCAAACTTACAGTACCATATATCACCTGTAATCCTTTCGTAGTATAACGCAACAGCAATGGCAGGCGCCATAAGTATTCGTAATACTGAGAGCAAATTGGACCACGTTGCAACACGCCCTTCAAGCAAATCCTTAATTCTCATTATCGTTAACCATCATTGCACTGTATTCCTTAATATAATCAACCCCTAACGCTGTAGCGTCAAGCTAAATTCTTTAAAAAGCTTCCCCATGAAAACTTTATTGACTAAATACCATGCATTCTGGATATATCATTACATCAATTATGGGCACGTCAAAAAAACTGCTTTCTTCCAAAAATTATTCTTATAATAGAAAGCAGTTTTATCCTATACATTGTGCCCACAAGGGAACATCCGAAAGAACAGTTTTTAGAAGTTCCCTCATTTTATTGGGCGATAGTTACTGTTAAATAGAATATACGCAAGGGTAAAGCAATGAAATCAAAATATATCTATTGTATCATACTTATCATAATTGCAATCCTTACTGTTACTCAATGCAGTAAATCACATAATGACATCCATGCAGCTTCTTCAACCACAAAAGCTGTCGTGATAAATGATGCTACATCCGTTCGTATTGACCCACATATATTTTCATCAAGGGTTACCACGGTAAATAAAGGTACCATAGTTACTATAATCGATATATCCAAAGAAAAGCAGTGGGTGGGCGGGCAAATAGATTACTGGTACAAGGTAATGCTGCCCAATACAGTAAAGGGGTGGATTTTTGGATCATCATTAGCCTTACAGATAAATGCATCTGATGCCGCAACAGAACGCTATGTAAACAGCTTATGGAAAAAAGAAGCCGATACAGTGCGAAAGGATATTGCAGGCAAATGGTGGAGTGTGAACAAAAGTGGTGATTTTACCGAACATGCTCTTGAACTGTACCCTGATGGATCATATAAGTCATATCGAAAAGGGACTAAAGGCATAGAGGGAAGCTATTCCCTTAATTTCAGAACAAGTGAAGTTATGTTTCTGGATGGCACCAGTTTTGGAAAAAATTTGTACTTCATTAAAAGAGGAAATTCATATCAATTAGTTGAAAGCCTGCAGGATGCAAAGATTGAATTTAAAAAAATTGCAGAATTTAAAGATTCCATGCCCAACATAGCTCCTGAATCAACTGTTCCGGACACACAGGAAGGTACACTATCGGATGACCAGAACCAAAATACGAATCAATAAATATCTTTCTTTATGCGGATTGGGCTCCCGCAGGAAAACCGAAGAAATTATAAGAAAGGGCCACATTTATATTAATGGCATACTTACTACCGACCTTTCCTATCAGGTGGATATTAATAATGATACGGTTATGTACAGGGGCCAGGTTTTATTGCCTGTTCAATCCTACCACTATCTTATCCTGAACAAACCAAGGGGATATGTGACCACCACAAAAGATGAACGAAATCGCCCCACTGTGTTGCAACTGATACCCCAACAGTTCAGGGAAGAAGGGACATTTCCCGTAGGAAGGCTTGATAAGGATACTGAGGGACTATTGCTTTTTACCAATGATGGGGATTTAGCATACAAATTAACCCACCCACGGTTCAAGGTGCCAAAAACATATCAGGTTACACTTGATCGCCCATTGCGTGATGATCATAAAATGGCGATAGAACATGGTATTGAACTATACGGTTCACAAACACTTCCCGCAACAATTGTTCCTGTAAATGATGAATGGACGATAGTTACCATAACTATAACTGAAGGGAAAAAAAGGCAGGTGCGCATGATGTTTTCAATGCTTGGCTATGAGGTTACCAGTCTTATCCGTATCCAGTACGGGCCCGTTACATTAGGAAACCTACCTACGGGTAAATATAGGGTTCTTTCAAAACAGGAAATAGAAAAATTAAAATCCACTGTTAATTAATTCCTTAATTCACCATTCCATTCGTGACGATATTCATAGTACTACACATTATAAAATTTTATTATAAAAGGTCTGATACTGTATGCAGAATTTTGATTTCCACTCAAATAATAGAAATCCCTATACTGATTACAATGCACAGGATTACCGCGAATATACAATACCGCAAAACTACGCCACAACCAGGTCTTTTTCACAAAAAAGAGCACATCGGATGCTTTCAATTATTATTGCTTTAATAATAATGTCATTTACTGCTGGTCTTGTTGTTGGCATTAAATTTGCGGGAGGCCAGAATAAACCAATTATAGACCCTCATACAAAAGTAGCATTAAACAATGCTGCCCAGAAGGCAAAAACACTGGTTGAACCAAAACAACAGCCACAATTCCCAAAATCAGAATACCCGTATGCCATCAAAATTGGCAATGCTTTTACAAGGGATGAAGCTACCACATTAGCTGGCATAGTAAGTAAAACGGGGCAGCGTATTATCATCGCTAAAAACAAAGATCAGTATAACGTATATGCAGGCCCCTACACCTCACTGCAGGATGCAAAAAAATCATTGAAAATAATTATGGAACAATCCAAAAATGGCAACTTCAGAAATGCTATTATTCTAAAACGTTGATTCATAATGAAGATAACTATCCAAAAAGCTACCAGTGATGATGCAGAACATATTCTTGCCTTACTTTCCCCATATGTAAAAGAGGGCATACTGCTTCCACGAAGCAAAGAGGAAATTGAAAAAACCAGCGATTCTTTTACAGTTGCTATCGCCCAAAAAAAAATTATTGGTGTTGTTTCCCAATATAAATATAACAATAAACTTTTTGAAATCAGGTCACTTGCAGTTAACAGCAAATATCATCACAAAGGTATAGGGAAACAGCTTGTAGCACATGCAATAGAAGATATATTACAACACCACAAGGATGCAAAAATTTTTTGCCTTACCTATAATCCTTCTTTTTTTAAAAAAGCAGGATTTATGGCAGTTGCCAAAGAAACACTCCCTGATAAGATATGGAAAGACTGTCAGTATTGTCAGCATAGGGATAATTGTACTGAAACAGCAATGGTGTATTCGCTCCGATCAAGGAGTTGAAAAGCTATTTATAATCGAAAGCATTATATCTTTGTATAAATCATATCGCTCTTTAGTGGTAAAAATCCTTA is drawn from Spirochaetota bacterium and contains these coding sequences:
- a CDS encoding N-acetyltransferase; its protein translation is MKITIQKATSDDAEHILALLSPYVKEGILLPRSKEEIEKTSDSFTVAIAQKKIIGVVSQYKYNNKLFEIRSLAVNSKYHHKGIGKQLVAHAIEDILQHHKDAKIFCLTYNPSFFKKAGFMAVAKETLPDKIWKDCQYCQHRDNCTETAMVYSLRSRS
- a CDS encoding SH3 domain-containing protein; protein product: MKSKYIYCIILIIIAILTVTQCSKSHNDIHAASSTTKAVVINDATSVRIDPHIFSSRVTTVNKGTIVTIIDISKEKQWVGGQIDYWYKVMLPNTVKGWIFGSSLALQINASDAATERYVNSLWKKEADTVRKDIAGKWWSVNKSGDFTEHALELYPDGSYKSYRKGTKGIEGSYSLNFRTSEVMFLDGTSFGKNLYFIKRGNSYQLVESLQDAKIEFKKIAEFKDSMPNIAPESTVPDTQEGTLSDDQNQNTNQ
- a CDS encoding N-acetylmuramoyl-L-alanine amidase; translated protein: MLKSHDIVKHITHCGILFLNIVFILVYSNIYSQDSITLGVKVVSGNAYISEYDIRTMLPVQSSFDILLQRGKVMRGPRFAIYTVGMSVALSGDMLLRSDYPVTRVQGEVLIPLDIALPMIANLLEEYNVALKGNNVIVTKEVVAPQEKQKEKKPLPHVSKDTIGFIVVDAGHGGKDPGAIGKSGIKEKLLTLQIAREVALELQKKLPGIDVVMTRTTDKFLDLGERTEIANRLLKKGVNGIFVSIHCNAAVVSKISGFETYYLSQNPSNEEARTTAVLENNVIVFESPEKRKRYSDVDIIEALMLTTQIQKESSMLASAIQKGLDRNISEFKSKGVKKADFFVLRGCLMPSALVEVGYITNTKEKSFLINKNYQKKLARGITEGIMSFIDAYNKTVLNN
- a CDS encoding CDP-alcohol phosphatidyltransferase family protein; amino-acid sequence: MRIKDLLEGRVATWSNLLSVLRILMAPAIAVALYYERITGDIWYCKFAVAVYLVVAVSDFIDGILARLLHQVSRLGQFLDPIADKCVILIVAVTLYYFRQFPLWMIVLIIIRDMLHIIAGFYLFYAHDIQVRPSIAGKCMVVIMGLCGLIFIVNPAYTFAGYTLQQISLLLVVVFMVVSSISNWRIYSKFYFTGKR
- a CDS encoding pseudouridine synthase; translation: MTRTKIRINKYLSLCGLGSRRKTEEIIRKGHIYINGILTTDLSYQVDINNDTVMYRGQVLLPVQSYHYLILNKPRGYVTTTKDERNRPTVLQLIPQQFREEGTFPVGRLDKDTEGLLLFTNDGDLAYKLTHPRFKVPKTYQVTLDRPLRDDHKMAIEHGIELYGSQTLPATIVPVNDEWTIVTITITEGKKRQVRMMFSMLGYEVTSLIRIQYGPVTLGNLPTGKYRVLSKQEIEKLKSTVN
- a CDS encoding SPOR domain-containing protein; amino-acid sequence: MQNFDFHSNNRNPYTDYNAQDYREYTIPQNYATTRSFSQKRAHRMLSIIIALIIMSFTAGLVVGIKFAGGQNKPIIDPHTKVALNNAAQKAKTLVEPKQQPQFPKSEYPYAIKIGNAFTRDEATTLAGIVSKTGQRIIIAKNKDQYNVYAGPYTSLQDAKKSLKIIMEQSKNGNFRNAIILKR